The proteins below come from a single Alosa sapidissima isolate fAloSap1 chromosome 23, fAloSap1.pri, whole genome shotgun sequence genomic window:
- the mdm2 gene encoding E3 ubiquitin-protein ligase Mdm2 isoform X1, which yields MSCLKDQQIMADITADNEKLVRPNVQLQTLLKQAGADKEVFTMKEVMYYLGKYIVRKQLYDQQQQHIVRCGGDALGVVLGVQTFSVKEPRVLFAMITKNLTAVKTSATTESQPALSQQDSQSEPEVGRSEDSDSNATTSSRRRRRSSDPAGSSTQDEPRERRKRHKSDSLSLTFDDSLSWCVIGGLRGNRRSSESSDSHSNTEVGISVSDESDESLSEDSDSDNFSVEFEVESIDSDAYSEHDEASVTGEDEVYEVTIFGPEEEDEFDEDTEITEADYWKCPKCDELNPPLPRNCNRCWTLRIDWLPETNNTAAATPAIDPASDAKPLPPKPTPTDSEEGLDVPDGKRAPPRSPPTKEDPSVTAPLPSSLPDSQSSACSQPSTSSAASGSVPSSQEEAPELERFNSLEAFLPASCLEPCVICQSRPKNGCIVHGRTGHLMACYTCAKKLKNRNKLCPVCREPIQSVVLTYVS from the exons ATGAGCTGTCTGAAAG ATCAGCAAATTATGGCAGACATCACAGCTGATAATGAGAAATTG GTTCGACCAAATGTGCAGTTACAAACACTGCTAAAACAGGCAGGTGCCGATAAGGAGGTGTTCACAATGAAAGAG gtGATGTACTACCTGGGTAAGTACATAGTGAGGAAGCAACTGTacgaccagcagcagcagcacatcgTGCGCTGTGGAGGGGACGCTCTCGGAGTCGTGCTGGGAGTCCAAACGTTCTCCGTGAAAGAGCCACG AGTCCTGTTTGCAATGATTACAAAAAACCTAACTGCAGTAAAAACCTCAGCTACAACAG AATCTCAACCTGCACTTTCTCAACAAGACAGCCAGAGTGAACCAGAAGTGGGCAGATCAGAG GACTCAGACTCAAATGCAACTACCTCATCACGGAGAAGAAGACGAAGCAGTGACCCTG CGGGGTCGTCTACACAGGACGAACCACGCGAGCGAAGGAAGCGACACAAGTCAGACAGCCTCTCTCTGACTTTTGACGACAGTCTGTCCTGGTGTGTGATTGGCGGTCTCCGTGGCAACAGAAGAAGCAGCGAGTCTTCGGACTCCCACAGTAACACT GAAGTAGGTATATCTGTTAGTGACGAGTCAGACGAGAGCCTCAGCGAAGACTCAGACTCCGACAACTTCAGCGTGGAGTTTGAGGTCGAGTCCATCGACTCGGATGCATACAGCGAACACGACGAGGCATCCGTGACGGGCGAGGATGAG GTCTATGAAGTCACCATCTTTGGACCCGAGGAGGAAGACGAGTTTGATGAGGACACAGAGATCACTGAGGCT GACTATTGGAAATGCCCCAAATGCGATGAGCTTAACCCACCTCTGCCCCGTAACTGCAACCGCTGCTGGACACTGCGGATTGATTGGCTCCCTGAAACCAACAACACAGCCGCTGCCACACCTGCAATCGACCCAGCCTCTGACGCCAAGCCCCTGCCCCCAAAACCCACCCCGACGGACTCCGAGGAGGGTCTGGACGTACCCGACGGCAAGCGCGCCCCACCTCGCTCACCCCCCACCAAAGAGGATCCCTCGGTGACTGCACCGTTGCCATCGTCCCTTCCAGACTCACAGAGCTCGGCCTGTTCCCAGCCGTCCACGTCCTCAGCAGCTAGCGGCAGCGTGCCCTCCAGCCAGGAGGAGGCGCCAGAGCTGGAGCGTTTCAACAGCCTGGAGGCCTTCCTGCCCGCCAGCTGCCTGGAGCCCTGTGTCATCTGCCAGAGCCGGCCCAAGAACGGCTGCATTGTGCACGGGCGCACTGGCCACCTCATGGCCTGCTACACCTGCGCCAAGAAGCTCAAAAACCGCAACAAGCTGTGCCCGGTGTGCCGTGAGCCCATCCAGTCAGTCGTGCTCACCTACGTCAGCtga
- the mdm2 gene encoding E3 ubiquitin-protein ligase Mdm2 isoform X3, giving the protein MSCLKDQQIMADITADNEKLVRPNVQLQTLLKQAGADKEVFTMKEVMYYLGKYIVRKQLYDQQQQHIVRCGGDALGVVLGVQTFSVKEPRVLFAMITKNLTAVKTSATTESQPALSQQDSQSEPEVGRSEDSDSNATTSSRRRRRSSDPAGSSTQDEPRERRKRHKSDSLSLTFDDSLSWCVIGGLRGNRRSSESSDSHSNTEVYEVTIFGPEEEDEFDEDTEITEADYWKCPKCDELNPPLPRNCNRCWTLRIDWLPETNNTAAATPAIDPASDAKPLPPKPTPTDSEEGLDVPDGKRAPPRSPPTKEDPSVTAPLPSSLPDSQSSACSQPSTSSAASGSVPSSQEEAPELERFNSLEAFLPASCLEPCVICQSRPKNGCIVHGRTGHLMACYTCAKKLKNRNKLCPVCREPIQSVVLTYVS; this is encoded by the exons ATGAGCTGTCTGAAAG ATCAGCAAATTATGGCAGACATCACAGCTGATAATGAGAAATTG GTTCGACCAAATGTGCAGTTACAAACACTGCTAAAACAGGCAGGTGCCGATAAGGAGGTGTTCACAATGAAAGAG gtGATGTACTACCTGGGTAAGTACATAGTGAGGAAGCAACTGTacgaccagcagcagcagcacatcgTGCGCTGTGGAGGGGACGCTCTCGGAGTCGTGCTGGGAGTCCAAACGTTCTCCGTGAAAGAGCCACG AGTCCTGTTTGCAATGATTACAAAAAACCTAACTGCAGTAAAAACCTCAGCTACAACAG AATCTCAACCTGCACTTTCTCAACAAGACAGCCAGAGTGAACCAGAAGTGGGCAGATCAGAG GACTCAGACTCAAATGCAACTACCTCATCACGGAGAAGAAGACGAAGCAGTGACCCTG CGGGGTCGTCTACACAGGACGAACCACGCGAGCGAAGGAAGCGACACAAGTCAGACAGCCTCTCTCTGACTTTTGACGACAGTCTGTCCTGGTGTGTGATTGGCGGTCTCCGTGGCAACAGAAGAAGCAGCGAGTCTTCGGACTCCCACAGTAACACT GAA GTCTATGAAGTCACCATCTTTGGACCCGAGGAGGAAGACGAGTTTGATGAGGACACAGAGATCACTGAGGCT GACTATTGGAAATGCCCCAAATGCGATGAGCTTAACCCACCTCTGCCCCGTAACTGCAACCGCTGCTGGACACTGCGGATTGATTGGCTCCCTGAAACCAACAACACAGCCGCTGCCACACCTGCAATCGACCCAGCCTCTGACGCCAAGCCCCTGCCCCCAAAACCCACCCCGACGGACTCCGAGGAGGGTCTGGACGTACCCGACGGCAAGCGCGCCCCACCTCGCTCACCCCCCACCAAAGAGGATCCCTCGGTGACTGCACCGTTGCCATCGTCCCTTCCAGACTCACAGAGCTCGGCCTGTTCCCAGCCGTCCACGTCCTCAGCAGCTAGCGGCAGCGTGCCCTCCAGCCAGGAGGAGGCGCCAGAGCTGGAGCGTTTCAACAGCCTGGAGGCCTTCCTGCCCGCCAGCTGCCTGGAGCCCTGTGTCATCTGCCAGAGCCGGCCCAAGAACGGCTGCATTGTGCACGGGCGCACTGGCCACCTCATGGCCTGCTACACCTGCGCCAAGAAGCTCAAAAACCGCAACAAGCTGTGCCCGGTGTGCCGTGAGCCCATCCAGTCAGTCGTGCTCACCTACGTCAGCtga
- the mdm2 gene encoding E3 ubiquitin-protein ligase Mdm2 isoform X2, whose amino-acid sequence MADITADNEKLVRPNVQLQTLLKQAGADKEVFTMKEVMYYLGKYIVRKQLYDQQQQHIVRCGGDALGVVLGVQTFSVKEPRVLFAMITKNLTAVKTSATTESQPALSQQDSQSEPEVGRSEDSDSNATTSSRRRRRSSDPAGSSTQDEPRERRKRHKSDSLSLTFDDSLSWCVIGGLRGNRRSSESSDSHSNTEVGISVSDESDESLSEDSDSDNFSVEFEVESIDSDAYSEHDEASVTGEDEVYEVTIFGPEEEDEFDEDTEITEADYWKCPKCDELNPPLPRNCNRCWTLRIDWLPETNNTAAATPAIDPASDAKPLPPKPTPTDSEEGLDVPDGKRAPPRSPPTKEDPSVTAPLPSSLPDSQSSACSQPSTSSAASGSVPSSQEEAPELERFNSLEAFLPASCLEPCVICQSRPKNGCIVHGRTGHLMACYTCAKKLKNRNKLCPVCREPIQSVVLTYVS is encoded by the exons ATGGCAGACATCACAGCTGATAATGAGAAATTG GTTCGACCAAATGTGCAGTTACAAACACTGCTAAAACAGGCAGGTGCCGATAAGGAGGTGTTCACAATGAAAGAG gtGATGTACTACCTGGGTAAGTACATAGTGAGGAAGCAACTGTacgaccagcagcagcagcacatcgTGCGCTGTGGAGGGGACGCTCTCGGAGTCGTGCTGGGAGTCCAAACGTTCTCCGTGAAAGAGCCACG AGTCCTGTTTGCAATGATTACAAAAAACCTAACTGCAGTAAAAACCTCAGCTACAACAG AATCTCAACCTGCACTTTCTCAACAAGACAGCCAGAGTGAACCAGAAGTGGGCAGATCAGAG GACTCAGACTCAAATGCAACTACCTCATCACGGAGAAGAAGACGAAGCAGTGACCCTG CGGGGTCGTCTACACAGGACGAACCACGCGAGCGAAGGAAGCGACACAAGTCAGACAGCCTCTCTCTGACTTTTGACGACAGTCTGTCCTGGTGTGTGATTGGCGGTCTCCGTGGCAACAGAAGAAGCAGCGAGTCTTCGGACTCCCACAGTAACACT GAAGTAGGTATATCTGTTAGTGACGAGTCAGACGAGAGCCTCAGCGAAGACTCAGACTCCGACAACTTCAGCGTGGAGTTTGAGGTCGAGTCCATCGACTCGGATGCATACAGCGAACACGACGAGGCATCCGTGACGGGCGAGGATGAG GTCTATGAAGTCACCATCTTTGGACCCGAGGAGGAAGACGAGTTTGATGAGGACACAGAGATCACTGAGGCT GACTATTGGAAATGCCCCAAATGCGATGAGCTTAACCCACCTCTGCCCCGTAACTGCAACCGCTGCTGGACACTGCGGATTGATTGGCTCCCTGAAACCAACAACACAGCCGCTGCCACACCTGCAATCGACCCAGCCTCTGACGCCAAGCCCCTGCCCCCAAAACCCACCCCGACGGACTCCGAGGAGGGTCTGGACGTACCCGACGGCAAGCGCGCCCCACCTCGCTCACCCCCCACCAAAGAGGATCCCTCGGTGACTGCACCGTTGCCATCGTCCCTTCCAGACTCACAGAGCTCGGCCTGTTCCCAGCCGTCCACGTCCTCAGCAGCTAGCGGCAGCGTGCCCTCCAGCCAGGAGGAGGCGCCAGAGCTGGAGCGTTTCAACAGCCTGGAGGCCTTCCTGCCCGCCAGCTGCCTGGAGCCCTGTGTCATCTGCCAGAGCCGGCCCAAGAACGGCTGCATTGTGCACGGGCGCACTGGCCACCTCATGGCCTGCTACACCTGCGCCAAGAAGCTCAAAAACCGCAACAAGCTGTGCCCGGTGTGCCGTGAGCCCATCCAGTCAGTCGTGCTCACCTACGTCAGCtga
- the cpm gene encoding carboxypeptidase M isoform X3, with the protein MNPDGFESSSRDCMSGYGRYNRNGVDLNRNFPDFFLGEDEESREFEVLAIMDWMKQERFALSANLHGGAVVASYPYDNSNGGSELQEGASVSPDNDVFVHLAKTYSYSHTQMHRGNACSDSNFPHGITNGYQWYKLPGGMQDYNYVWQQCLEITLELSCCKFPPERELPGFWEANRPALLAYMQQVHLGVKGQVFDGNGNPVQDAVVEVQGRKNLCPFRSGAKGEYYRLLLPGNYTFKVTFPGHETLIETLSVPYGPENFSALKHDFWLQRINAGTPAFPTKPCSTGGLQPQDSHSPVLLATPGLTLLLPLLLLSLLM; encoded by the exons GTACAACAGAAATGGCGTGGACCTCAACCGGAACTTTCCGGACTTCTTTCtgggagaggatgaggagagtcGCGAGTTTGAAGTGCTGGCCATCATGGACTGGATGAAGCAGGAGAGGTTCGCACTGTCGGCCAACCTGCACGGAGGGGCCGTTGTGGCCAGCTATCCCTACGACAACAGCAATGGAG GAAGCGAACTACAGGAGGGTGCAAGTGTCTCCCCCGACAACGACGTCTTTGTCCACCTAGCAAAGACGTACTCCTACAGCCACACGCAGATGCACCGCGGCAACGCCTGCTCCGACTCCAACTTCCCCCATGGCATCACCAACGGCTACCAGTGGTACAAACTGCCCG GTGGGATGCAGGACTATAACTATGTGTGGCAGCAGTGTCTGGAGATCACGCTGGAGCTGTCCTGCTGCAAGTTCCCGCCCGAGCGCGAGCTGCCTGGCTTCTGGGAGGCCAACCGGCCCGCACTGCTGGCCTACATGCAGCAGGTGCACCTGG GTGTTAAAGGGCAGGTGTTTGACGGAAACGGGAACCCTGTGCAGGACGCCGTGGTGGAGGTGCAGGGCCGGAAGAACCTGTGTCCGTTCCGCAGTGGCGCCAAGGGGGAGTACTACCGCCTGCTGCTCCCAGGGAACTACACCTTCAAG GTGACCTTTCCTGGACACGAGACGCTGATCGAGACCCTGTCTGTCCCCTACGGGCCAGAAAACTTCTCGGCCTTGAAGCACGACTTCTGGCTCCAGCGTATCAACGCAGGCACCCCCGCCTTTCCCACCAAGCCCTGCTCCACCGGGGGACTGCAACCACAGGACAGCCACAGCCCCGTCCTGCTGGCCACACCTGGCCTGACACTCCTCCTGCCTCTCCTACTCCTTTCATTGCTAATGTGA